In the Enterococcus rotai genome, GGCGTAGACATGAGCTTAGAACCCGGTGCTTATCGAGAAATGCATTGGCATAAGGAAGCTGAATGGGGCTTGATGCTCTATGGAAACGCTCGTGTGACGGGTATTGATGAATACGGACGCTCCTTCATTGATGACATTAAAGCCGGAGATTTATGGAACTTTGAAGCGGGAGTTCCTCACTCTATTCAAGCGTTAGACGAAGGCTGTGAATTTTTATTAGTTTTCAGTGAAGCTGATTTTTCTGAAAACAACACATTCTTATTATCGGATTGGTTGGCACATACACCACCTGAAGTGGTTGCCGCAAACTTTAAAAAATCAACAGAGGAAATTGAAAGTTTCCCTGCTAAAGAAAAATATATTTTTAAAGCAAATATTCCTGGTTCTATTGAAGAAGTCGAACGCCCAAATGTGAATGGGAAAGTTCCATCGCCATTTACATTTCATATGGATACAATTAAACCGATTGAATCAGAAGCTGGTCGTGTACGAATCGTCGATCAAAACGTTTTTCCTGTAGCGAAAACAATTTCGGCTGCTTTTGTGGAAGTAGAGCCAGGTGGAATGCGCGAACTTCACTGGCATCCTAAAGCTGCAGAATGGCAATACTACATTCAAGGGAAAGCTCGCATGACAGTTTTTAACTCTGCTGGTGTTTCTAGAACGTTTGATTTCCAAGCAGGAGACGTAGGTGTCGTTCCAATCGTAGCTGGACACTACGTACAAAATATTGGTGATGAACCCTTGATTTTTGTAGAAGTCTTCAAGCATGGTGAGTATTCTGATATTTCATTAAATAAATGGTTAGGCTCTTCCCCATCGCAAATGGTAGCGGATCATTTAAACGTTACGAAACAATTTGCGGAGTCACTACCAAATCCAGAAAAGCCACAACCTGTTGTTTGGTTTAAAAAACCAGAATAGTTTTTGTTTCAATGCCTAGAAAATAAATAGGAAAATTTTCTAGGCTTTTTACTATCAAAAATTGGAGGAATAGAGAGTGAATAATCGTAAAGTACCGACTTATCCTGTAATGGAACTACCTTGGATTGCTTTTTTTCTAGCGATTGCGGCTGGCTCAATGGACGGGTATACCTACTTTGTAGGAAAAGCATTTAGCACAGTACAATCAGGAAATATCATTTTATTAGGACAAACAATTGCAACAAAAGACTGGCAGCATTTAGCTACAGTGGCACTAACCATCTTATGTTTTGGATTAGGTGCGATGACCACAGGAATTATTGAAGTATTGGGCATTAAAATGAAGAAAATCTGGGCATTTGAAATTTTACTTATAGAAGCAGTCGTTTTAGTTGGCTTAGGTTTTTCATCAATTAATAGTGTTTTTACCATCCTACAGATATGTATGCTTGTTTCTTTTCTAGCTGGAATGCAAGGGAATGCTTTTCATAAAATAGATGGCATGCTTTATGGAAATGTTGCCGTGACATTAGTGGTACAATTAGCTTTCAATTATATTATTCAAGCTTTTACCGGAGCAAAAGATGCATGGAAAAATAGTTGGTTATATTTTTCTGTATTAATTGGTTTTGCAGGTGGCGGACTAATT is a window encoding:
- a CDS encoding YoaK family protein, with the translated sequence MNNRKVPTYPVMELPWIAFFLAIAAGSMDGYTYFVGKAFSTVQSGNIILLGQTIATKDWQHLATVALTILCFGLGAMTTGIIEVLGIKMKKIWAFEILLIEAVVLVGLGFSSINSVFTILQICMLVSFLAGMQGNAFHKIDGMLYGNVAVTLVVQLAFNYIIQAFTGAKDAWKNSWLYFSVLIGFAGGGLIGTILTKAYGEKSLWFTAIVLVGIAFYSKMIKVEEKAIKVDPV
- a CDS encoding oxalate decarboxylase family bicupin translates to MSEEKKLEPYRHTDGKGWIDHGPRNTSRDEKNPDILVPPTTDHGTMANLRFSYSDSHQRLEEGGWTREITNRDFPISQDVAGVDMSLEPGAYREMHWHKEAEWGLMLYGNARVTGIDEYGRSFIDDIKAGDLWNFEAGVPHSIQALDEGCEFLLVFSEADFSENNTFLLSDWLAHTPPEVVAANFKKSTEEIESFPAKEKYIFKANIPGSIEEVERPNVNGKVPSPFTFHMDTIKPIESEAGRVRIVDQNVFPVAKTISAAFVEVEPGGMRELHWHPKAAEWQYYIQGKARMTVFNSAGVSRTFDFQAGDVGVVPIVAGHYVQNIGDEPLIFVEVFKHGEYSDISLNKWLGSSPSQMVADHLNVTKQFAESLPNPEKPQPVVWFKKPE